In Bremerella cremea, one DNA window encodes the following:
- a CDS encoding co-chaperone GroES, producing the protein MKVVPLGANVVVRRMESEETTAGGIVLPGSAQEKMKQGRVLSVGDGHVLKDGTKAPLSVKEGDQVFFSGWAGTEIKVEGEELLIMAEGDILAIRK; encoded by the coding sequence ATGAAAGTTGTTCCCCTGGGAGCCAATGTGGTCGTGCGGCGGATGGAATCGGAAGAAACCACAGCCGGCGGCATCGTCTTGCCTGGCAGTGCTCAAGAGAAAATGAAACAAGGCCGCGTTCTCAGCGTCGGCGATGGTCATGTCTTGAAGGATGGCACCAAGGCCCCCTTATCGGTGAAAGAAGGGGATCAGGTCTTCTTCAGCGGGTGGGCTGGCACCGAGATTAAGGTCGAAGGAGAAGAGTTGCTGATCATGGCCGAAGGAGACATCCTGGCCATCCGCAAGTAG
- a CDS encoding endonuclease III domain-containing protein — MNDSHVSLNTVFEKMLEHYGPQDWWPGDSPLEIMIGAVLTQNTSWKNVEKAIANLKDADLIHLGRLHETRVEELAEIIRPSGYYRLKAKRLHNLVEHVMTRYDGDLEWMFSHDVATLREELLSINGIGPETADSILLYAGNLPAFVVDAYTARILKRHGWIEWEADYHQIQDHFVSQVPAEVEHYNEFHALIVRTGKEFCQKTPKCQGCPLECYLPETGIEEPL, encoded by the coding sequence TTGAACGACTCGCACGTTTCGCTAAATACCGTCTTCGAGAAAATGCTGGAACATTACGGCCCGCAAGATTGGTGGCCAGGCGATTCGCCGCTAGAAATCATGATTGGGGCGGTCCTGACCCAGAACACCTCTTGGAAGAATGTTGAAAAGGCTATCGCCAACCTCAAAGATGCCGACCTCATCCACCTGGGGCGGCTGCATGAAACACGCGTGGAGGAACTAGCCGAAATCATTCGTCCTTCCGGCTATTACCGCTTGAAAGCGAAGCGGCTGCACAATCTGGTCGAGCACGTGATGACTCGTTACGACGGCGACCTTGAGTGGATGTTCAGCCACGACGTGGCCACACTGCGCGAAGAACTACTCAGTATTAATGGTATCGGGCCTGAGACAGCGGACTCGATTTTGCTGTATGCCGGGAACCTCCCTGCGTTTGTTGTCGATGCCTACACGGCTCGGATTTTGAAGCGGCATGGCTGGATCGAATGGGAAGCCGATTACCATCAAATCCAAGATCATTTCGTGAGCCAAGTGCCAGCGGAAGTCGAACATTACAACGAGTTTCACGCCTTGATCGTCCGCACCGGCAAAGAATTCTGCCAAAAGACGCCCAAATGTCAGGGCTGCCCGTTGGAATGTTACTTACCAGAAACCGGAATCGAAGAACCGCTCTAA
- a CDS encoding ABC transporter permease/substrate-binding protein → MFDSDFWARLPHQLSFLPDRLWGHVFLSFSSILAGVLISIPLGIYCSRRPKFEKVAVTIANIIQTIPGMALLAIMVFALNRTGMLPAWIALVLYSILPILRNTIAGMKSVDAGCLEAADGIGLNRWQRLRIVELPLAAPTILAGIRTASAWVVGAATLAYPVGATSLGDYIFAGLQTSNPAALMVGCVFSAGLALLLDMILGGLEKASQKRSLAWALGSLGCLVLVAVSPLLMKVMQQQQTRSLTGEAIASTDFVQEQPYVIGGKAFTEQYILIDYLRGVLAEENRETEAKAGLGSTIVLDSLKRGEIDCYVDYTGTLWANAMERKDNVSTAEMMIDIGTYLKEESGVLALGPLGFRNDYVFAMRKGQAEELGIESIDDLVQHADKLTAACEIEFWSRPEWEAVQSKYGLQFGKIKSMDANLMYGALSRGDADVIVAYRTDGRLASGEFVELEDPRFALPPYDAVLLVSPRLAKDRVATEKLRNLVNTISTEKMRKANSQIDIKGKPVSAAVEVLTDSAL, encoded by the coding sequence ATGTTTGACTCCGATTTTTGGGCTCGTCTGCCGCATCAGCTAAGCTTTCTGCCAGATCGTTTATGGGGGCACGTCTTCCTGTCGTTTTCGTCCATTCTGGCGGGCGTCCTGATCAGCATTCCGCTAGGGATCTACTGTTCGCGACGACCGAAGTTCGAGAAGGTAGCGGTCACCATCGCCAACATCATCCAGACGATTCCTGGCATGGCGTTGTTAGCGATCATGGTCTTTGCTCTTAACCGAACCGGCATGCTGCCGGCCTGGATTGCGTTGGTGCTGTACAGTATTTTGCCGATCTTGCGAAACACAATTGCTGGGATGAAGTCGGTAGATGCTGGCTGCTTGGAAGCCGCAGATGGGATTGGTCTGAACCGGTGGCAACGGCTGCGGATCGTTGAACTTCCTTTGGCTGCCCCGACGATCTTGGCAGGCATACGCACGGCGTCGGCCTGGGTTGTGGGGGCTGCGACGCTGGCTTATCCGGTGGGAGCCACTAGCTTGGGCGACTATATCTTCGCTGGGCTCCAAACAAGCAACCCGGCGGCTTTGATGGTGGGGTGTGTTTTCTCGGCTGGGTTAGCGTTGCTCTTAGATATGATCTTAGGCGGGCTCGAAAAAGCGTCGCAGAAACGCAGCCTCGCGTGGGCTTTGGGATCGCTGGGGTGCTTGGTGCTAGTCGCCGTGAGCCCGTTGTTGATGAAAGTTATGCAGCAACAACAAACGCGTTCCCTGACCGGCGAGGCCATCGCTTCAACCGACTTCGTGCAAGAGCAGCCCTACGTCATCGGCGGCAAGGCGTTCACCGAACAATACATCCTGATCGATTACCTGCGTGGTGTTTTGGCTGAAGAGAATCGCGAGACGGAGGCCAAAGCTGGGCTTGGTTCAACGATCGTCTTAGACTCGCTGAAACGAGGCGAAATTGATTGCTATGTTGACTACACCGGCACCTTGTGGGCGAACGCGATGGAGCGGAAAGACAATGTCTCGACCGCAGAAATGATGATCGATATCGGCACCTATCTGAAAGAAGAAAGTGGCGTGCTGGCTTTGGGGCCCCTTGGTTTCCGGAACGACTATGTCTTCGCTATGCGGAAGGGACAAGCCGAGGAGCTTGGAATCGAATCGATTGACGATTTGGTCCAGCATGCCGACAAGTTGACGGCTGCCTGCGAGATCGAGTTCTGGTCGAGACCGGAATGGGAAGCCGTGCAGTCGAAGTACGGTCTGCAGTTCGGCAAGATCAAGTCGATGGATGCGAATCTGATGTATGGAGCCCTAAGCCGAGGAGATGCCGACGTGATTGTGGCTTACCGCACCGATGGTCGTTTGGCCTCCGGCGAGTTCGTGGAGTTGGAAGATCCACGCTTTGCTTTGCCCCCTTACGATGCCGTCCTGCTGGTCTCGCCGCGCCTAGCAAAAGACCGGGTGGCGACTGAAAAATTGCGAAATTTGGTGAACACCATCTCGACCGAGAAGATGCGTAAAGCCAATAGCCAGATCGATATTAAGGGGAAGCCTGTTTCTGCGGCGGTTGAGGTTCTGACCGATTCGGCCCTTTAG
- the gyrA gene encoding DNA gyrase subunit A, with product MSIEDELKESYLTYAMSVIVSRALPDVRDGLKPSQRRILVAMNDLNLTPGASRVKCAKISGDTSGNYHPHGESVIYPTLVRMAQEWNMRYVLVDKQGNFGSIAGLPPAAMRYTEARMSNFAQLLLEDLKLDTVDFVPTYDEQRTEPTVLPSKLPNLLVNGANGIAVGMATSIPPNNLREVCQAVIQLIDEPDTSLDEILNIIQGPDFPTGGIICGRAGIRQGYRTGRSTIVVRSHTTIEEAKSGAKIIIHDIPYQQTRDRVEEKIASLVNEGRIQGIRSVSNLSDLQEPVRIVIELKRDADPDVVLNQLYQFSPIQDTISIILLALVDGKPRTMSIKEMVEEFIRHRVTVIRRRTQFLLARARQRKHTIEGLLLALADIDEIIRIIRASKTQAEAKIGLMGVECPASMMARALGEQGFALFQQERGDAPVYYLTSVQADAILRMTLGQLVNLEQEKLGNEHAKLLEEITEYLRILSDEANILAIIREQMEEIDRRFGDDRRTEISHEEIGNIDLEDLIEEETMVVSISTKGYIKRTPASIYKSQRRGGKGIKGAKSEEEDPIRHLFVASTHAYVLFFTTKGKVLWQKVYDLPNLSRESRGRAVVNLLQLEEGEHIADCRAVRDFDLPDHYLVMATRKGLVKKTALEAYSRPKKNGIIAIKLREDDELVDVAITKSGDELVLSTEQGMAIRFREDDARAMGRNSSGVKGINLSAGDNLVGMVVADPEAQLLTVCEHGYGKRTSFGPGLASEEEDTSTDEGSADESGSDDEGSSSGNARYRTQRRGGKGLRDIKTTKRNGKVVAVARVDDSDEILMMTARGKIQRVAASEISMVGRNTQGVRIMSMDEGDSLAAVVRVPKEDADDELLEGEAPQPAAPEAAAESPEAETPNSEAPESPADESTPGEETGEE from the coding sequence ATGTCGATTGAGGACGAGCTGAAGGAGAGCTACCTCACCTACGCGATGAGCGTGATCGTCAGCCGGGCATTGCCAGATGTGCGCGACGGGTTGAAGCCTTCGCAGCGACGCATTCTAGTCGCGATGAACGACCTGAACCTGACGCCGGGCGCCTCGCGGGTTAAGTGCGCCAAGATCAGTGGTGACACTTCGGGTAACTATCACCCTCACGGTGAAAGTGTGATCTATCCGACCCTCGTGCGTATGGCCCAGGAATGGAACATGCGGTACGTGCTGGTCGACAAGCAGGGGAACTTCGGTTCGATCGCCGGTTTGCCCCCAGCTGCCATGCGATATACGGAAGCTCGGATGTCGAACTTCGCCCAGCTTTTGCTGGAAGACTTGAAGTTAGACACGGTTGACTTTGTGCCGACTTACGACGAGCAGCGCACCGAACCGACCGTTTTGCCGAGTAAGTTACCCAACTTGCTGGTCAACGGGGCCAACGGTATTGCGGTCGGTATGGCGACATCCATTCCGCCCAACAACCTACGCGAAGTGTGCCAGGCCGTAATTCAGTTGATCGACGAACCCGATACGTCGCTCGACGAAATCTTGAACATCATCCAAGGCCCCGACTTCCCCACCGGCGGCATCATCTGCGGACGGGCTGGTATCCGCCAAGGTTACCGTACAGGTCGCAGCACAATCGTCGTTCGCTCGCATACGACGATCGAAGAAGCGAAGAGCGGCGCGAAGATCATCATTCATGACATTCCTTACCAGCAAACACGCGATCGTGTGGAAGAGAAGATCGCGTCTCTGGTAAACGAAGGCCGGATTCAAGGCATCCGCTCGGTCAGTAACCTTTCCGACCTGCAAGAGCCGGTGCGGATTGTGATTGAACTGAAGCGAGACGCTGACCCCGATGTGGTGCTGAATCAGCTGTATCAGTTCTCGCCAATTCAAGACACGATTTCGATCATTCTCTTGGCCCTGGTCGACGGCAAGCCGCGTACCATGTCGATCAAGGAAATGGTCGAAGAGTTTATCCGGCACCGCGTGACGGTCATTCGCCGTCGCACGCAGTTCCTCTTGGCCCGGGCTCGTCAGCGCAAGCACACCATCGAAGGCTTGTTGCTGGCTTTGGCTGATATCGACGAGATCATTCGCATCATCCGGGCCTCGAAAACTCAGGCCGAAGCGAAGATCGGTTTGATGGGAGTCGAATGCCCCGCTTCGATGATGGCCCGCGCCTTGGGCGAGCAAGGGTTCGCGTTGTTCCAACAGGAACGTGGCGATGCCCCCGTTTATTACCTTACGTCGGTTCAGGCCGATGCGATCTTGCGGATGACGCTGGGTCAGTTGGTCAATCTCGAGCAAGAGAAACTCGGCAACGAGCATGCCAAGTTGCTGGAAGAGATCACCGAGTACCTCCGCATTTTGTCGGACGAAGCCAATATTTTGGCGATCATTCGCGAGCAGATGGAAGAGATCGACCGCCGCTTTGGGGACGATCGCCGGACCGAAATTTCGCACGAAGAGATCGGCAACATCGATCTGGAAGACCTCATCGAAGAAGAAACGATGGTGGTCTCGATCAGCACCAAGGGCTACATCAAGCGAACTCCGGCCAGCATTTACAAATCGCAGCGCCGCGGTGGTAAAGGGATTAAGGGGGCAAAAAGCGAAGAAGAAGATCCGATTCGCCACTTGTTTGTTGCCTCGACCCACGCCTACGTTTTGTTCTTCACCACCAAGGGGAAGGTGTTGTGGCAAAAGGTGTACGACCTGCCAAATCTCAGCCGCGAAAGCCGTGGTCGGGCTGTGGTCAACTTGCTGCAGCTAGAAGAAGGAGAGCACATCGCCGACTGCCGTGCCGTGCGTGACTTCGATCTGCCCGATCATTATTTGGTGATGGCAACCCGTAAAGGTTTGGTCAAAAAGACTGCCCTGGAAGCTTACAGCCGACCAAAGAAGAACGGTATCATTGCGATCAAGCTCCGCGAGGATGACGAACTGGTCGACGTTGCGATTACCAAGTCAGGGGACGAACTGGTTCTTTCGACCGAACAAGGTATGGCCATCCGTTTCCGCGAAGACGATGCCCGAGCGATGGGACGTAATTCAAGCGGCGTGAAGGGGATCAACCTCTCCGCTGGAGATAACCTGGTGGGCATGGTCGTGGCTGATCCAGAAGCGCAACTGTTAACCGTGTGCGAACATGGTTACGGTAAGCGAACCAGCTTCGGTCCTGGGCTGGCCAGCGAAGAAGAAGATACTTCGACAGACGAAGGTTCCGCCGACGAGAGCGGATCGGACGACGAAGGCTCGTCTAGCGGCAACGCTCGTTACCGTACCCAACGCCGTGGCGGCAAGGGGCTGCGAGACATCAAGACGACCAAGCGTAACGGCAAGGTTGTGGCCGTAGCACGGGTGGACGACTCCGACGAAATTTTGATGATGACCGCTCGCGGTAAGATTCAACGTGTGGCGGCCAGCGAAATCAGCATGGTCGGACGCAACACGCAAGGCGTTCGGATTATGTCGATGGACGAAGGAGACAGTCTGGCTGCCGTGGTTCGCGTGCCGAAGGAAGACGCGGACGATGAACTCTTGGAAGGCGAAGCCCCGCAGCCAGCCGCTCCAGAGGCCGCAGCCGAATCGCCAGAAGCGGAAACGCCCAATAGCGAAGCCCCTGAGTCGCCAGCGGATGAAAGCACCCCAGGCGAAGAGACCGGCGAGGAGTAA
- a CDS encoding CPBP family intramembrane glutamic endopeptidase, giving the protein MPATEVELEQASSQASNNYWQATSRPLTSLIFVLPMLAIYESGVLWLGPEAIRNGVDVWLRQFLRLMGLGQYFLLPVLTIAILLAWHHLKEYPWQFKPTNLPLMAAESMVLALFLLCLAHFQASVMKMEVVATAAPQVDMTTKHVVAYFGAGIYEELLFRLMLIPVLIVFIQGFAFPKVVATFAAMLISSLIFAAAHYNFFVIGGDSIDAYSFLFRLSAGLIFASIFALRGFGIAAGSHAMYDVLVAFS; this is encoded by the coding sequence ATGCCGGCAACGGAAGTGGAACTCGAACAAGCTTCTAGCCAAGCTTCAAACAACTATTGGCAGGCCACTTCGCGGCCGCTGACTAGTTTGATCTTTGTGCTGCCAATGTTGGCAATTTACGAATCTGGCGTCCTGTGGCTGGGGCCAGAGGCGATTCGCAACGGGGTCGATGTCTGGTTGCGGCAGTTTCTCCGGCTCATGGGTTTGGGGCAGTACTTTCTGCTGCCGGTGCTGACGATTGCCATTTTGCTGGCCTGGCACCATTTGAAGGAGTACCCGTGGCAGTTCAAGCCGACTAATCTGCCGCTGATGGCAGCCGAGTCGATGGTGCTGGCGTTGTTTCTGCTGTGCCTGGCGCACTTTCAAGCGTCAGTCATGAAAATGGAAGTCGTCGCCACCGCAGCCCCTCAGGTCGATATGACCACCAAGCATGTCGTCGCCTACTTCGGGGCAGGCATCTACGAAGAGCTGCTTTTCCGCTTGATGCTGATCCCCGTGCTGATTGTCTTCATCCAAGGCTTTGCTTTCCCCAAGGTGGTCGCCACGTTTGCGGCGATGCTGATTAGTAGCTTGATTTTTGCTGCTGCTCATTACAACTTTTTTGTGATCGGGGGAGACTCGATCGACGCCTACTCGTTCCTCTTCCGCCTCTCGGCCGGGCTGATCTTCGCTTCGATCTTCGCCCTCCGCGGCTTCGGCATCGCTGCCGGCTCGCACGCAATGTACGACGTGCTGGTGGCGTTCTCGTAG
- a CDS encoding ATP-binding cassette domain-containing protein: MIELQEISKSWDGGQSYAVKDISLQVPTGQVLALLGGSGSGKSTTVKMINRLIEPTSGRILVDGEDITQQDPVLLRRRIGYVFQSIGLLPHLTVTDNVTLLLKLQGVPTAERNAIANRLLDMVDLPSATYAQRKPSELSGGQRQRVGFARALAAEPKVMLLDEPFGALDPVTRDTLQIEFKKIQETLGLTAVIVTHDMAEALLLADVIAVMNQGEVLRIGTPRELLQDPGDDYVAKLLETPRRHGELVRELSA; encoded by the coding sequence ATGATCGAATTGCAAGAGATCAGCAAATCGTGGGATGGTGGGCAAAGTTACGCTGTGAAGGATATTTCACTGCAAGTCCCAACCGGCCAAGTGCTGGCGCTGTTGGGCGGCAGTGGCAGTGGTAAAAGCACCACCGTGAAGATGATCAACCGCCTGATCGAGCCAACCTCTGGTCGCATTTTGGTTGATGGCGAGGATATTACCCAGCAAGATCCGGTCTTGCTGCGGCGTCGGATTGGTTATGTCTTTCAAAGCATTGGCCTGTTGCCGCATCTTACCGTGACCGATAACGTAACCTTGCTGCTCAAGTTGCAAGGCGTACCGACCGCCGAGCGAAACGCGATCGCCAATCGTCTGCTCGATATGGTCGATTTGCCTTCAGCAACCTACGCCCAACGGAAACCGAGTGAACTCTCGGGCGGGCAGCGACAGCGAGTAGGTTTTGCCCGCGCCTTGGCTGCCGAGCCCAAAGTCATGCTGTTGGACGAACCATTCGGAGCCCTCGACCCGGTAACCCGTGATACGCTGCAAATCGAATTCAAGAAGATTCAAGAGACGCTCGGCCTCACGGCGGTGATTGTCACGCATGACATGGCCGAGGCATTGCTGTTGGCGGACGTGATTGCGGTGATGAATCAAGGGGAAGTCTTGCGAATCGGGACCCCGCGCGAACTACTGCAAGATCCTGGCGATGACTACGTTGCCAAGCTTTTGGAAACACCCCGACGTCACGGCGAGTTAGTCCGCGAATTGAGTGCTTAG
- the gmd gene encoding GDP-mannose 4,6-dehydratase, giving the protein MRVALITGITGQDGAYLAKLLLEKGYQVHGMVRRGSTLPFERIADLTDQITLHQGDLLDQMALNRLLEEVQPTEVYNLAAQSFVPTSFDQPILTGEVTALGVTRMLEAIRTVDPSIRFYQASSSEMFGKVQEEPQTEKTPFWPRSPYGVSKMYGHWMTVNYRESYNMFACSGILFNHESPLRGIEFVTRKISYAVARIAHGLQKELRLGNLDAERDWGFAGDYVEAMWLMLQAEQPDDYVVATGKKYTVREFAKLAFGRVNIHWEEHVVVDEKFYRPADVNTLCGNPAKAKQELGWQPKVSFEQLVHLMVDEDMKRVKAELKLKQEQL; this is encoded by the coding sequence ATGCGAGTCGCTTTGATAACTGGGATCACCGGGCAAGATGGTGCCTACCTGGCCAAGCTGCTCTTGGAAAAAGGGTACCAGGTCCACGGAATGGTCCGCCGCGGCAGCACGTTACCTTTTGAACGGATTGCCGACCTGACCGATCAGATCACTTTGCATCAAGGCGACTTGCTCGACCAAATGGCTTTGAATCGGCTGCTGGAAGAAGTGCAGCCGACCGAGGTTTACAACCTGGCGGCACAGAGCTTTGTGCCGACTAGCTTCGACCAACCCATCCTCACCGGCGAAGTGACTGCCCTGGGGGTTACGCGAATGCTGGAGGCGATTCGTACGGTCGACCCGAGCATTCGCTTTTATCAAGCATCCAGCAGCGAGATGTTTGGCAAGGTCCAAGAGGAGCCGCAGACCGAGAAGACTCCCTTTTGGCCACGCAGTCCGTACGGCGTTTCCAAGATGTACGGTCATTGGATGACGGTCAACTATCGCGAAAGCTACAACATGTTCGCGTGTAGTGGGATTCTGTTTAATCACGAGTCGCCACTGCGTGGAATCGAATTTGTCACCCGTAAAATTTCGTACGCGGTGGCTCGGATTGCTCATGGTTTGCAAAAAGAACTGCGGCTAGGCAATCTCGATGCAGAACGCGATTGGGGCTTCGCAGGCGATTACGTCGAAGCGATGTGGCTGATGCTGCAAGCCGAGCAACCGGACGATTATGTGGTGGCGACCGGCAAGAAATATACCGTTCGCGAGTTTGCCAAGCTGGCCTTCGGGCGGGTGAACATCCACTGGGAAGAGCACGTCGTCGTTGACGAAAAGTTCTATCGCCCGGCCGATGTGAACACGTTGTGCGGCAACCCGGCCAAGGCAAAGCAGGAGCTTGGTTGGCAGCCGAAAGTTTCGTTCGAGCAGCTTGTTCATCTGATGGTGGACGAGGACATGAAGCGTGTGAAAGCCGAGTTAAAGTTGAAACAGGAGCAGTTGTGA
- a CDS encoding class I SAM-dependent methyltransferase, with protein MPYSDAVDCYDYPQYWDLSFRDETPMECDFFEAAFKQFGEGEFHRVLDIGCGGGRNVVEMAARGFDVLGLDNNEKSLKYLAKRLKRRELEAEILTADMANFELEETIDAALCTFNTFRHLVSENDALSHLRSVANALRPGGLYILGFHIIPLDADPECHERWTAKHGQTKVTTTLKVVRFSRAERREVLRFNLHVKKGDEVLRLKTEYPYRLYTGDEFRKLLSKVPELEIREVYDFWYEIDYPVPFDHELSDAVFVLQKKADA; from the coding sequence TTGCCTTATTCTGATGCGGTCGATTGTTATGACTATCCCCAGTACTGGGATCTCTCGTTCCGGGATGAAACGCCCATGGAATGCGATTTCTTTGAGGCGGCTTTTAAGCAGTTTGGGGAAGGTGAGTTTCACCGCGTGCTGGACATCGGCTGTGGAGGCGGGCGAAATGTTGTCGAGATGGCGGCGCGTGGGTTCGACGTGCTGGGGCTCGATAACAACGAGAAGTCGCTGAAGTATCTGGCCAAGCGGCTGAAGCGACGTGAACTCGAGGCCGAGATTCTGACCGCTGACATGGCCAACTTCGAGCTCGAAGAAACAATCGACGCTGCTCTCTGTACGTTCAACACGTTCCGTCACTTGGTCAGCGAGAACGACGCGCTAAGCCACTTACGCAGCGTAGCCAATGCTCTTCGCCCGGGTGGGCTGTATATTCTGGGCTTCCATATCATCCCGCTCGATGCCGACCCTGAGTGTCACGAACGATGGACCGCGAAGCATGGCCAGACAAAGGTGACCACCACGCTGAAGGTCGTCCGCTTCAGCCGAGCCGAACGCCGCGAGGTGTTGCGGTTCAATCTGCATGTGAAAAAAGGGGACGAGGTGCTTCGGTTGAAAACCGAGTATCCCTATCGGCTGTACACCGGCGACGAATTTCGCAAACTTTTGAGCAAGGTCCCAGAGCTAGAGATCCGCGAGGTCTACGACTTCTGGTACGAGATCGACTATCCCGTCCCCTTCGACCACGAACTAAGCGACGCGGTCTTCGTCCTGCAGAAGAAAGCCGACGCCTAA
- a CDS encoding prenyltransferase/squalene oxidase repeat-containing protein has translation MTLLLANRWRPVFAAMLTASLLISPVALRAADNSAYEKSVEKAVNYLTNQGQASDGTFSSNTGIGVTAICTLGLLEHGRTPLDRAVKKALAAMEKHVKPDGGIYVAGTRHRNYETCLSLLAFSAANKDGQYDQLIANANAFLKGLQWDEKEGKSEDDPAYGGAGYGSHSRPDMSNTTFLMEALKASGTAADDPAMQKALIFVSRCQNLESPHNQFEFAPKNPDGGFYYTIAAGGSSQAGTTENGGLRSYGSMTYAGLKSMIYAGVDKDDERVKAAVAWLAKNYDTKQNPGMGETGLYYYYQTVAKALDAYGEDKFVTADGKQHDWRAEFTDQLISLQKENGSWVNEAERWMEGDPNLVTGYTLLALAHLNKDDK, from the coding sequence ATGACTCTGTTGCTCGCTAACCGCTGGCGTCCCGTTTTCGCGGCGATGCTGACCGCTTCGCTATTGATCTCGCCGGTCGCTCTTCGTGCCGCCGACAATTCCGCCTATGAAAAATCGGTCGAGAAAGCCGTCAATTACCTGACCAACCAAGGGCAAGCCTCCGATGGTACGTTTAGCAGTAACACCGGAATTGGTGTGACGGCGATTTGTACTCTGGGCCTTTTGGAACATGGCCGCACCCCGCTCGACCGTGCCGTGAAGAAGGCATTGGCGGCGATGGAAAAGCACGTGAAGCCCGACGGTGGGATTTATGTCGCCGGCACACGTCACCGCAACTACGAAACCTGCTTGTCGCTGCTGGCCTTCAGTGCCGCCAATAAAGATGGTCAATACGACCAGCTCATCGCCAATGCCAACGCATTCCTGAAAGGGCTGCAGTGGGACGAGAAGGAAGGCAAGAGCGAAGATGATCCGGCTTACGGTGGCGCCGGCTATGGTAGTCACTCGCGACCAGATATGTCGAACACCACCTTCCTAATGGAAGCCTTGAAAGCCAGTGGCACCGCTGCGGATGACCCGGCCATGCAAAAGGCCCTGATCTTTGTGAGCCGCTGCCAAAACTTGGAATCGCCCCACAACCAGTTCGAGTTCGCCCCGAAGAACCCGGATGGCGGTTTTTATTACACCATCGCCGCTGGCGGAAGCAGCCAAGCCGGCACGACCGAGAACGGTGGACTGCGTAGCTACGGCTCGATGACCTATGCCGGGCTGAAAAGCATGATCTACGCTGGCGTCGACAAAGATGACGAGCGCGTCAAAGCAGCCGTTGCCTGGTTGGCCAAGAACTACGACACCAAGCAAAACCCGGGCATGGGTGAAACGGGTCTGTACTATTACTACCAAACCGTCGCCAAGGCCTTAGATGCCTACGGTGAAGACAAATTCGTTACCGCTGACGGCAAGCAGCACGACTGGCGTGCCGAGTTCACCGATCAGTTGATCAGCCTGCAGAAAGAGAACGGCAGTTGGGTCAACGAGGCTGAACGCTGGATGGAAGGGGACCCGAACCTAGTGACCGGCTATACCCTGCTGGCTCTGGCTCACCTGAACAAAGACGACAAGTAA
- a CDS encoding HEAT repeat domain-containing protein, whose amino-acid sequence MSLQWKPQTNLRWLAFVVLVIALGLGWYRDHQQAEDELARLPGEIAVLREQNEELVARMTGTGRSLSREHLRWYSTVNVSLSLLNEVVDDFPISVDAYLQQLKEGLHEVQTRQARVRGTPFSSFALRISGVSDEEMPEAMVPLLDTMRLGDPRIAEQTAYSIHLLLLKEPKRMEPHAKRIVPALVACLNLPEDKVRLEAILCLKLLGAKASDALQPLREIMGRNDDRMAIFATEAVAKIDPATPVGVRMMELIERRCLGWQDAVEHLDVFVPKEEAQRFLQTELTKSDKDFERSCIARILNDISLKDKAPTRERP is encoded by the coding sequence ATGTCGCTTCAATGGAAACCGCAGACGAATCTTCGCTGGCTGGCGTTTGTTGTGTTGGTGATTGCGCTGGGGCTGGGCTGGTATCGTGATCATCAACAAGCCGAGGACGAACTGGCCCGTTTGCCTGGGGAAATTGCGGTTCTCAGAGAGCAGAACGAGGAGCTCGTCGCGCGGATGACTGGGACAGGCCGCTCCTTGTCGCGTGAGCATTTGCGATGGTATTCGACCGTGAATGTGAGTCTTAGTCTTCTTAATGAAGTGGTAGACGATTTTCCTATCTCGGTGGATGCGTACCTGCAGCAGCTGAAAGAGGGACTGCATGAAGTGCAAACGCGTCAGGCTCGTGTTCGTGGTACGCCTTTCTCATCTTTTGCGTTGAGGATTAGTGGGGTATCGGATGAGGAAATGCCGGAAGCAATGGTGCCTTTGCTCGATACCATGCGTCTGGGTGACCCGAGAATTGCTGAGCAAACGGCGTACAGCATCCATCTTTTGCTTCTTAAAGAGCCCAAGCGAATGGAGCCGCATGCCAAGCGGATAGTACCGGCCCTAGTCGCGTGTTTGAACCTTCCGGAAGATAAAGTTCGCTTAGAGGCAATCCTGTGCTTGAAGCTGCTCGGAGCGAAGGCCAGCGATGCGCTTCAGCCGCTACGCGAAATCATGGGCCGCAACGATGACCGTATGGCCATTTTCGCTACGGAAGCTGTCGCAAAGATCGACCCTGCCACACCTGTCGGAGTCCGCATGATGGAATTGATTGAGCGGCGATGTTTGGGGTGGCAGGATGCCGTCGAGCATTTGGACGTTTTTGTTCCGAAGGAAGAGGCCCAACGTTTTCTACAGACGGAACTGACGAAATCAGACAAAGATTTCGAGCGGAGTTGTATCGCAAGAATCCTGAACGATATTAGCCTGAAAGACAAAGCCCCAACCAGGGAGCGACCGTAA